A region from the Spirochaetota bacterium genome encodes:
- a CDS encoding Crp/Fnr family transcriptional regulator, which translates to MKLDDQLFDKFGVEYSPKEIIFCEFEPGNEFYFVQSGKVEIVKIVNNIEKTLDFFEVGDVFGEMAILEEAPRSASAIAVTHVKLLRFHRDNFEALLQGNPQLAYKLLLVFSKRIYDAKRRLKILLLDEPQLKIMDVMNMLAEENPHLDLQDEVTFNVTSQEIANWAGMKINEVQKVLTHLNQIGKIELFNNKVVVKNIKDFQRLVNSRRKSMYS; encoded by the coding sequence ATGAAATTAGATGATCAACTTTTTGATAAATTTGGAGTTGAATATTCACCAAAGGAGATAATATTCTGTGAATTCGAACCGGGTAACGAATTCTATTTTGTTCAATCCGGAAAGGTTGAGATAGTTAAAATTGTGAATAACATTGAAAAAACCCTTGATTTTTTTGAGGTTGGAGATGTTTTTGGTGAGATGGCAATTTTAGAAGAGGCGCCAAGGTCAGCCTCTGCAATAGCAGTTACTCACGTGAAACTCCTCAGATTTCATAGAGATAACTTTGAAGCACTCCTGCAAGGGAATCCCCAATTGGCTTATAAGCTTCTTCTCGTATTCTCAAAGAGGATCTACGATGCCAAAAGACGGCTAAAAATCCTTCTACTTGACGAACCACAATTAAAGATAATGGATGTTATGAATATGCTGGCTGAAGAAAATCCTCATCTCGATCTTCAGGATGAGGTTACATTTAATGTGACATCACAGGAGATAGCAAACTGGGCAGGGATGAAGATAAATGAGGTACAAAAGGTATTGACACATCTAAATCAAATCGGCAAAATTGAATTATTCAACAACAAGGTGGTTGTCAAGAATATTAAGGACTTTCAAAGGCTTGTTAATTCAAGAAGAAAGAGCATGTATTCGTAA
- a CDS encoding cyclic nucleotide-binding domain-containing protein codes for MSNGGTSTQTGIITRRYKHGSIIYFEGDKSEYIYILKAGKVILTSIKIDTGEEDKEEIKLGEFFGVKSALGKYPREETAQTIGETILLVLTLADFEKLILKKVELVMKMLRVFSNQLRRIGRMVREVLGETDTINPEVELFKIGDYYYKIGKYQQALHSFKRYMEYYPDTKYSSVAMNRIKAIETGNTDSELDIEEQSPNVAKKDQDIDLTDFSIDEDSNYGDSNNDIDFSLELEAESAIDNEMDNLFSDDDNDIDDFSFDESQPKKSKEKKEDITEIFYNGVSLFSQENYQEAVSLFTNILNIKELKNASEKKIFEKAHLEVGRCYLKLGKYKDALGSLSSMIKKFPESDNMKNVLLHIGLAYEMSNKLDIANSYYKKVALLEPKDSITKQALKRLKTIKDKQEKA; via the coding sequence ATGTCAAATGGTGGAACATCCACACAAACTGGTATTATAACCAGGAGATATAAACATGGATCAATAATCTACTTTGAGGGTGATAAGAGTGAATATATTTATATACTTAAGGCTGGGAAGGTTATTCTAACATCTATAAAGATTGATACAGGTGAAGAGGATAAAGAAGAAATTAAGCTTGGAGAATTCTTTGGTGTGAAATCTGCTTTAGGGAAATATCCTAGGGAAGAGACAGCACAAACCATTGGGGAAACGATATTGCTTGTATTAACTTTGGCTGATTTTGAGAAATTGATCCTCAAGAAGGTTGAATTGGTAATGAAGATGTTACGCGTCTTCAGCAATCAACTACGCCGGATTGGGAGAATGGTGAGAGAGGTTTTGGGTGAGACAGATACAATTAATCCTGAGGTCGAATTATTTAAGATTGGGGACTATTACTATAAAATTGGAAAGTATCAACAGGCGCTTCACTCCTTTAAACGATATATGGAATACTATCCGGATACAAAATACTCCAGTGTTGCGATGAATCGGATAAAAGCTATTGAAACTGGAAATACCGATTCAGAATTAGATATTGAAGAACAATCACCTAATGTGGCTAAAAAGGATCAAGATATCGATCTTACAGATTTCAGCATTGATGAAGACTCCAATTATGGAGATTCAAATAATGACATTGATTTTAGTCTAGAATTAGAAGCAGAATCCGCTATTGATAATGAAATGGATAATTTATTTTCAGACGATGATAATGATATCGACGACTTTTCCTTTGATGAATCACAGCCGAAGAAGAGCAAGGAGAAGAAAGAGGATATAACAGAAATATTCTACAACGGAGTAAGCCTTTTCTCACAGGAAAATTACCAGGAAGCAGTATCATTATTTACTAATATTTTAAATATTAAAGAGTTGAAAAATGCTTCTGAAAAGAAAATCTTCGAAAAAGCTCATTTGGAGGTTGGTAGATGTTACCTGAAGCTTGGGAAATATAAGGATGCCTTGGGTTCTCTATCCTCTATGATTAAGAAGTTTCCAGAGTCCGATAATATGAAAAATGTACTGCTTCATATTGGTTTAGCCTATGAAATGTCAAATAAGCTTGATATCGCAAATTCATATTATAAAAAAGTTGCGTTATTGGAGCCTAAAGACTCAATTACCAAGCAAGCCTTGAAGAGGCTCAAAACAATCAAAGACAAACAGGAAAAAGCTTAA